CTCATGTTATGCGTGACCTAATTTTGCTTGAAAATCAACTTCCCTTCTTCATGTAATCTTCATGAATGATCTCATCAAGTTATGGATGCCTCATGTTATGCTTCATGTCACAGCTTATGTAATCTTCATGAATGATCTCATCAAGTCTCCTGAGGATGTGGAGTTGGTAGAGGAAGAGGTGACTTTAGCTGATGAACAGAATAAGAACACAGAGGAGTTGGCAGTTTATTATAGCAATCTTTTAAAAGAAGTTGAGCTGCCTCTATTTCATGATGGTTATGTCTTCTACAAAGTTCGCAAAGAACTGGAGAAGTATTACACAGAAACATATAACAGACGTAACACAATATGGTACAGTTGCAGATCGAAATTGGATAAAAATATGAAGATTCTGTATGCTAAGTACTTGGACAACCTTTGGTCAATCATAGCATTACTTGTTGCAACTGCTCTCCTTGGCTTGACCATCGCTTAGACATATGCTTCTTTGAAGTCTTTATAGATGATGGGGTTTTCTTATGGGTTGGGACAACCGTTAAAAGTGTAAAATGTTtcaaataactttttttttaataatatatatgtttttaaaaaaatgtgtaaaataatgatatattatgataatgattttcatgttattttttcaaaatcctTTTATGCCTTTAACTTAAACAACTtttaaaattaaagtaaaatataaatatatatatatatatatatatatgtcaagTTCTAATAGGTCGTTGATTGAAGTGTATTTAGACAATCCCTTAAATAAAGGAAGCCAATGAAGAAATGAGAAATCTGCCATGAATtattatgtttgatttttttttttggtataaagaATGTCTATTACCAATTAAAGACTTGTCACTTACTATCGGAGTATCCGGATctgagaattttatttatttggtgaAACGATGATAAAAAATAGTATCTTTCTTCCAAAATAGTAATTATATATTTGACTTTTGATGAGTGTAAAATGTTAGATCAAATaccaagaaataagaaaataaagagacaatagatccgcacgacatAAAGATTTAACAAGATTCACACGtcagtgtggtgtgctacattctcggacgaagaagaagatgttttattatgcagaagagagattatacccAAGCAGCGACGAGAAAACGCAcattgaaaccctagctcgaaaaccccccaaaatacaatgactttctcaacaagacaatagtacattatatattccaAGTCGTGGGTTGACCCCTCGGATCGCAATCGATCCGGTTGAATCATACCTAGGGGGCTATGCCCCCACACCCCATTGAAcctctctgcttccatcacagatctcagaaaacttcccattttgATCACCACCAAAATTTGTCGGAGTAGATCAATCCTCAAAACTGgccaagaatttgagacaaactttaCATTAACAAATTATTTTAACAACTAAATAAATGTGAATGTAAATTCAAGATTCATGTGAGACCCTCTATTTTAGCGGCTGTTACTTTCTCACCAaagtttgagaacttggtatcaGATCAAGGCTGATTTAGATATTGATCTAGATCGGCCTTGTCTGAAAGAAATACCTTTGATTTTGTTATCCTTAGTCTGTTTTGATTCATCGATACAATATCAACCAAGAATTGGGATCAGCCCATATAAAGACCGATAACAATCCAATTCTTAAAACCATGTTTTACACAGAACGTCAACACATATAAAATGAGtaaaagaagtatatatagtcCATAAAATCACAGAGTGAGCCTAAACTCATGGAATCACATTTTAAGAGGAAAAGCTAATTGTCACTCATGTAGGTTACAAAAGTATCGCTAAACACATGCCCGGCCAACATAAAAGCAGAGATGTACTTTCACACGTTTGAATTATAGAATTAAAATCTAAGAATCTTAAGCATTATAGGTTGTAAGAGTCTTTACACCCTTTCTtgtctttagcaaaaaaaaaaaattatcaaaaaaatatatatatcttcaTCCATTTTCATCCCCTACCATGGTACTAAAACTTGAATCCGATCGATTAGTATCATTTGGATTGAATCAATATCAGACTTAATCAATCCTGATCTTGACTGATCCAATCCCAATAGTGGGTATGAGTCATGACccaatggcaaaaaaaaaataaaaaactgatttttattAAGAAGCAGAGAAATATGTCTGATATGGTCCAATCCAGATTGATATCGAATCGGTATCAACCTTGACTTATCTCTAGACCGAGTGAAAATCGTCTACAGTTGATACatcggtgcagtgagcatcaagTGGCTGGTAGTCCCTTGAAACACATGCTCAAATTCTCTTAGCTATTTGATATTCACCGCACCTCACAACTTGCTGCAAAAGATGTGAACTCGTCTAAGTTTTGTAATCTTATCACCGATTTAATTCCTAGGAGATCACAATGGGAGAGAAGGACAAAATGAAATGAGGTCACAAtatcaagcaaaaaaaaaaaataaggagcaATCACCAAAGTAACAACGAtgtcttaggtttttttttttttttttttttttcactgagtTCATAAAATTTATGATTAAGACCCATCTGAAGCATCCAAATTGGCACATCACCACTTGGATTGCCCTTCTTGAACCATATTCCAAATGTGCAAGTAATCCAACAAGGTCCACTGGATCTGAATAATTCAGAATTAATGATTCGATTGGATCTTCTAATATAGATTAATTTATATCGTATAACCCAGTTGGGCTATCCAAATCACCACTTAGATGGGCCCTCTTGTAACCTATTTCAATTGTATAAACCATGCTACAGAGTCCACTTGATCCcaaacaaaattacaaaaatcgAAATTTTTATCTGATAAATATTTCATAATGGACAAATTTTATGATGAAATTCATCGAAACATAAAGctttctttggtatgatttctatttgtatttattaattattttttagaaattatttgtgacaataaattatggatcacaactagtattcgtttggttactagttataaaatagattatataataagAAAATAGGTTTCATCTTCAGTTTTTAGTATTAAGCTTTGAGcaagagagatgataggatttgatgttttttgttggaaaagtataaaatatACTGAAATTACCtatttacttttgattttgagtagtttaccacacgtgctcatttaaggtagcgcaaaaatcaacatgaatgatttattgccacaaatcacaaatagtttGAGAGTAAGttgttatttgttattttataaataaaaataagtgctataaattatcccaaacacttgtaaaaataaaaataagtcaaataaatataaatataaatcaaaccaaagagagcctgaGATTGGCAACAACATTTGGATTGAACTTTTTGGACGATATTCTATATGTACAAGTCATTATAGATCATTTTACAGTGTTCACTTGATTTGGatttataaattttcatttcaaaagaTGGATCTAATAAAAAGAGGGAACTTTCCACTTAGAATCGATGTgagactaagggcccgtttgataacgtttctgctgtttctgtttcaagaaacgacagaaacagaaatttccgtttctcggaacagaaacagaattttgggtgtttgataaaccctgtttcttgaaacgtttatCTGTCTCTTCTTCTGCAAATAGGAAACCGACAATTCCTCGACACACCGCCTGGCACCGGAACGAACCATAGAATAACTCCGGTGGCAATTGAAGCCAACAATGGCTTCATCGAAGCTCCCTGGCATGGCTGGGACGAAGGCACTACCGCAGCAGAAGAAGCCGAAGCTCGAACAACAACCGACCGATCCGAGAGAGAACGAGCACAATTCGAATCCTTTGGGGTAATAGATGGAAGAACACCCAAGAAAGAATTCTTCAATGAATTAGAACGCGAACAGATCCGATTTTGATGCGAGAAAACCTCAGATCTAGTAGAGGATCGAATGTTAACAGGTGACGAAGCATTTGCGGAGCGGGATCTACGACTTGGAAGCGAGCGAAACCCTAGGTTACAGGAGGAAGTAAGCACAAGAGACACCATTAATGGCTCAACTCAGAGCTTAGTAGTTTAGAGAAGCATAGGGAgaaatgggaagagagagaacgaATACTCACCGACGATCACGGAGAAACAGAGGCAACAGCTCGTCTGACTCTTTCTTCTTCGAAGGGGCTTTTGTCTGAACCCGATTCTACCTACCTCGCTTACGTCTCCCGCCACCTCTGCTGCCCTCTGTAGTCTCGGCTTCTTCCGTTTCCTGGACAATTGAGCTTGGGGTCAGGGAAAACAAGGGCAACAGCTCCGACAACCACGATGATGTCAGTTACTTCTCTAAAGCCAACTAAGAACAATAACAGAGAAACAAAGGATTCCAAAGTGCAGAGCAATGATAGGAGCTAGAAACAGGGGAACTTGCCTTTGGGGTTACGAGTTGTTTGTAAGCGTTTACGAAAGAGCAAGTCGGCCTCATCGGCTGTGGCAGCAGTGCCGACATTACAGTTCCAGGGCAGTAGACGAGATGATTCACAGTTGCAGTATGAGGATGGCGAGGTGGGGGTATCATGACAGGGGAAAGAGAGTTGCTGGTCGGTGAGATGTCGGAGacggtggtgatggtagtgatgccaaactccgtcttcaatatcgattttttgtgccccatttttgtttcgagaaaagAGCGAAaaaagtaaaacttgtttcgtcattcatgtttcttgaagcataaattgttataaatttcaatttatgtttctagaaacaagtggaacagaacacttttaccaaacgatATTTATGCCGTTtttttgtttctgagaacaataaaacacagaaacacgtttctggttatgTTATTAAACGGGCCCTAATATTTTAATACTCCCCTTCACATGTAGATGGATCATGGGATCTAGATTGAAATCACCTTACATGTGGACATTATTAGGGAGGACAGAACTAGAAGAATATGCTTTGATATCATATAAGTTTCTATTTCAAAGGCCGATCTGATGAGAGGAAGTGTTCACATGTTTATGAAAAAAGAGAACTTTCTACTCAAAATTGATGTGTGACTAAACacaattcaaataaaaatcaaatgaatAAAAACTTTAAGGCTTTTCTTTTtagataataaaataagaaatatatgCATGCTTTGCGTTGAgaaacgaacttggtacgagccgtaaactcgaacGTCCTAAGTTCAACTCTCACTAGGTACATCTTGGGCCACTCATACGGatgtgtttagtgctcttcaccgctttcaatgaaagttgaatagttctaattcaaccccggtatgacccgatccatgcagttgtggggtcagtatgagcccgcaggactagtcaggccaaaaaaaaaaaaaaaaactgcatacTTTGCAAGCAAATTAGCAACACAATTGACTTCAAAGAAGCAAGGACAAATATATCATTAAATAGACGTCCAGTTTTCGCTAAAAGATTCCAAAGTAGTGGTATTTGATCGGGGTCTATGAATGAACCTACGGACCGATTCTACCTTAAATGTGTATACGATTGAGGATTTGAGGTTATGGAACCATTACATCACTATGGTCCCACATGAGGAGATATCGTTGGCTAAATCAACGCTTGAGGTCATTCGATTTATgtgggatcaaaatcctctgtttttcccatccatgtttttccttgttttgctacctgtagaACGCGACACATGGAgaataaggagaccaacggtcaagattgggtgaagattattacatccggtgcattggtcttaaagttgtccatgtGTCACGTTCTGCAAAtaacaaaataaggaaaaacaagaatgagaaaaatagaggattattttccgagGTTCTATGATTCTTTAATTACTACTACAACACCCTAAATAAACTCCTTATGTATTTAATGCGTTATTATTTTCCCTCGTTTTTCAAACAGATTTAAATTTGAAAGACTCAGAGTTATAAGCAAACGAACAAATTTACAAACTCAGACACTTGCGTTTCGATACACaatggaagaaagagaagactcCGTTCAGACTCGCACCGTTTGGCTCTCTTCGCCTCGTTCTCCATGTCCGTAAATCACATAAACGCTCTCCCTCTCTGCTCTGCAAGAAAAAAATGGCTTTGCGATTTTGATTTCGTTCGATCGAATTAGGGTTTTCGATAAAATGTCATCTTTGTTCTTCTGATACATGGAAATGTGCTGTAAACAGGGTGTGATTTTGGGTTCTTCCTAGGATTACTGAGGAGGATGGGGTGTTTCTTCGGATGCTTTGGTGTTGAAGACGATGAGCGACCTCATATTCATCTCAAATCTGACCCAGTTTCGTCGAAGAAAAGAGTACGatcttttattcattttcttgtGATGGATTCTCTTTCATTTTGAATTTCTGTATTGGGCTTGAAGCTTTGTTTGATTCTTGCAGTTTATACTGAATATTCGTCTTTTATTGTTGATTTCGTTTAATTCTGCAGGATCCTTTACTACCAAGAAATAAACTAGGATCTTTACTTCTATCTGAAGGTAAATACAGTTGATTTAGCCTTCCAGGTTATCTAGAAATGTGCAGTTGGAGTTGGTCCTTTATTTTGATTCAATAGTTCGTTttaaatttttctattttattttttcaatttttttatactttctggAATTTAGTAATCTTtcagaatttcttttttttttttccccttgccAATTTTCTCAATTGATGAGTTTATTTGTGATTTTTCCCCAAAGAGAAAGAATCTTCCCCTTGCAAGGATGCGGGTTGTCATACATTGGAATCAGCACTGCTTATTGGAGATGGTGAAGTGAGGGAGCTCAGGGACGAGGTGTGTGTTCTCTTTGTGGTCCCGTCCCCCctttttggttgtgtttgggttttGCATTTCATTAGAGTCAACTTTGTTTTGACCATACACAAGCTGTCAGAAAATTACATTCAGTAACTTAGTTGAGCTTGATTACATTGGGAGTAAATGTTACATTCATTTGCTTCCCTGAATGTTGGATGCTTCTGCCATTAAATTGGTTATATTTGAACTTTCAAAGACAATTctgcttctaattttttttcttttttttttctttttttaatttgcaCTCAACTTCTGATGGATTTCAAGTGCATAATCATGACCTATTTTCTTAATTGCTATACATACCTTTAGATTCCAGCTTTCGAGGAGGCAGGCTATGAATTTAGTATCAGAAACTCCAAGGCATTGATTCTTAATGCGAATCTCCGGCGATAGATGAATAGGTATTGATCAGGCCATCACCCTAGTCGACAATTACGATTCCGTGCAACGAGGGCTTAAATCTTTCATTGTCCGGTATAGGAAGCACCTCTTTAGTCTTCTTTTTTGTCCAGAGTGTGCTTCTTAATGGTTCCAGTAGAGAGAATGGGGTTTGTGacttttgttcctttttttttttttttttggattttttttttctctgcaaacagaaattaaaagaaatttccatttctcttcttccaaaaaaaaaaaaaaacagaaaattaaaagtGGATGCCCAAATCATATGCTAGTTTTCTCTCTGTTAATGTGATGAACAATGATGTTATTAATTGCATACATTTTCATTTGGTGTTTTGATGACTTTGTGTTTAATATTAGTGTCATCCAGGTTTTGAAAGGTCACATTTGCATTTGCATTCTTACTAAAGCAATATAGTTACGAATTCGCTAAAATACCTTTCAGGAAAAACAAATGAATCACTAATGTTCTTATTGTGTTTGTGGCTGAATGTTGCACTAGTCAGCCCTGATGTAGGTAGATAGATAGAGAACGATGAGATTGATATTAAAATGAGTGACAATATTGTGATATGAATACATATTATACCCTAAATTTCTCCAACTTCTATGATTCTTTTACGAATTTGACCTATGGAGAGTTTGACAATTTCCATCTAAAAAAGTAGGTTTTCACATTCTCGGTAGCTGCATATTTTCTGAATACTCTTCAACTTCTTTATCTTCTCAAGTGAACTTGTGTAGTAATCTTGGTTGTGCTTTGATTGCTAGACCACTTGATCTGCACTAATGTAACTGAAGTAGAAGCTGGAAATGCAAATGCCAAACCTTCTTAAGGGGTCCTTTTATAACTCATACATGGACGTTTGTACATTGCTAACCTTTTGATCCTTAAAAAGTTATCTAGATTAATTTAATCCTTATACCATGGGGGGTAGAATCCTTCAGATGGATGATAATGGAATATGCCTTCTTTTATAGATAATGGCCTGTTTTTTCAAACCTCTTCTTGTTAAATCCAATGCAAGTGCAGTTTTCTGTTACTTAGTTTTCCATACTagaaaattttctcttctttggttCATGTTTTTTGGATTCAATACAATTGAGCCCCTGCATAATGAATTAATGTTTTCAgtcatgatccttttgataggCCAAATTTCTTAAAGCCAGTGGTATGCTGCAGGTGACTCCTGAAATTTGGAAAGCATCTGAGAAAGCGAAAGATTCACCACCCTGTGATGGAGAGGCAGAACCTTCCAGGTTCTACTCATGGCTTCCCAGTTCCCCTGTCGAGAAATTCCAATTGGAGGAGCAACCTGATCAGGACTCTATTTCCCCTGTTAAACTTTGTGAAGGTCTGGGAGAGGAACTGGGTTCTCCTGGACACAAACCTAGCAGGttgaatttctctcttttgcCAACTATTGTTCTGCCTTGTTTCACATGTAGGTACATTGAAAAAATTGTCTGAATGAAACTGCCCTACCAAAAGGTAATCCACCTAAATCATAAGCCTAACTTGATCATTTGATTGATAGCTACCAATCAATATTTAGGAGATGggagtggggaaaaaaaatgacactCAAAACTctgtaaaaaaatgttttgtgTAACATAGGGTAGGGTGGTGTTCATAGTTTGTTCCTAATATGAGATGATCCTTCTGGTAGATCAATCACAGGCTGCATGTATCATGACTCATGAGTATGGCTATTTTTAGTGATGGAACTTTGGTTTATTTCTCAAATTTATATGGCTGACTGATGTTTGACAAGCTTCATTACTTCCCAAAGCAGTACGTCCAAAGGAGAGCTGGAAGAGAAGAATTGTACAAATGAAGGTAGCGAGTTTGAGAGTCCCGACTCAGAAACTAGAAATCATGTTCCTGCAACTGGCAATAAAAAACTCTGTTCAGTGATTCCTGAGGCTCTGGCAGTAGATATCCAATCGAAGAAGAAGAGTGTGCGCTTTGAATTTGAGTCAGAAGTGGAATCACTTCCCTCAAATGGTGAGATGTTAAAGCAATCCGATGTCACAGGTAGTCACAATGGATCCAACCGCTCTCCTTATCCAACACCATTAAGAATAACTGATGAGATGCAAACTCCTGGAACCATTTATCTTGCAAATGTGAAGAATGCTAGGATCAGGTCTCAGTATGTCTATCCAGTTTTGAATCCTGTTGAGGACTTCTCTCAGTGGAAGGAACTGAAGAAAGAAGATGGTAATGCTTACCTAGAATTTGGTCAACAAGGAGAATCTTTTGACAAGTGTGGACCTGCAACTCCTCAGTGTACGTCTATGTTTTTCTCCAATAAGTCAGAAATGCTCAATGAAGGAGCAGCTATTGTTAGCAAAGAAGACTTGAAGCTGGATGCAAGCTTGGTTCACTGGTTGAAGCCATCATCATCCCCAGAAAAGGACAGTAATCAAAGCCGCGGTGCTTGGTCTATACCTAGTGGAAAATCTCCCAAAATGTCAAATGACCGGCCTATTCTTGGGATGGTTGCTGCACACTGGAATGATGATGGGTTATCTCATGACTCACCTAAGTGGCAGGATGGTAACGGAATCCCAAATTCAACTAGAAAATACAAGGAGgtaatcttataatttttttctgtacatatattccTTTTTGTGACCTGTATTTCTGGTTACTATTATTTGTTCCCCTTCGTAGGATCAAAGAGTCAAATGGCATGCAACCCCGTTTGAGGAAAGGTTACAGAGAGCATTGTCAGAAGAGAGTAATGTCGTCCAAAGGTAAGTCATCTTTACTCCCTTAGACACTTTGCTTTGATTCTATTGAGATAAATTGAGTTATCTCGATTTTATATGCATTAAAGAGCCATATGCTGATGCTTTTTTGTGGAATAGATACAATGCCACTTACAGAACCTATTTTTGAATGTCAGGATTAAAGTAATAAAACTTAAACCCATCATGGGGCCAACTTGTGTGTTTGTGTAAATTGTAAATTATGATGTTACGGCTATCACTGAAGTACTAAAACATAAATCTGCTATCAGTCGAGTCAGTGGTATTTGGTCTTCAAATAATTTCTACTATATACAAAAGTTTTTTTTGTGCTTTCTGATCACTCCTTATATGTTGTTATTTTAATGATAGGAAGCTTATCAGTGAGAATCCTATCATTTTTGAAGAGAATGAAGAGACTGACACTGCTGGATCTGGATTGCACACTTCCACCTGACCTGAATCAGTGGTTTCATTCTGATTATATTGCAACATTGTTGCTGTCAATAGAACCAGCTGTTGCTTTATCTTGAATTTTATGTGATGTCAAGGCAGCCCCAGGGATCTATCTCATCATCTTACATTTGATCTTTAGGTTGTTACCTTGTTGGATTGGAATTTTATCCAGTGGACTGTTCCAATTGATGTACAAGGTTGACATTGAATTTTCACCCTCTGAAGGAACAATTTGGGTTCTTTGGTGTAAACCTACTTGGTTGACTGCTGCATGACAGCTGATAGCAATGTACATaagaggggggtgggggtgtatGGATTTGATCTTGAAGAGTACTCTTGAGCTCATATGTTACATCCTTTCAAAATAAATTGGATGTTTGTTTGAAGTAATGTTTCTAATTACTTGTATCTCTGGCATATAAACGCGCCAGGTTCAAAGTGGTTTTGCACAATCCTGTATTAATCTAACTCTAGCACACTTGATTAATTGTGGATTTTAAAAACGATAATTCATATTGCCTGGATTATAAGACAAAACCCATCCCTGTGACAATCTATCTAGTTACAAGGTAGTTGTCTAGCTAGCTGTATTTTGAACTAGAGAGCAGGTTTCTAATTCCTTCTCTTTGGAAAGTACTTAATGGGAGCAGTTTTCTTGACAGCCTGTCCACTTTGGAATCCATGGATGAGCATTTAGTTCAGCCACTTAGGAAGTTGGATAGGTCagaaattttgtggacaggtaGGTGAACTCTTAGATCTCTTATGCACGAGTCAAGTTTTAACCCAAATGGTGATGGGCAAGTTGCAAAATAAAGCATCAAAAAATCCAAGAGTATCAAGAGGGTGCATGTCAATGCATGGGACGGTATGATTGAAATTTAATGTGAATTCAAAATTGTCATCATTTTCACCATATACAAGTAG
Above is a window of Macadamia integrifolia cultivar HAES 741 unplaced genomic scaffold, SCU_Mint_v3 scaffold891, whole genome shotgun sequence DNA encoding:
- the LOC122070340 gene encoding protein JASON-like, giving the protein MEEREDSVQTRTVWLSSPRSPWCDFGFFLGLLRRMGCFFGCFGVEDDERPHIHLKSDPVSSKKRDPLLPRNKLGSLLLSEEKESSPCKDAGCHTLESALLIGDGEVRELRDEVTPEIWKASEKAKDSPPCDGEAEPSRFYSWLPSSPVEKFQLEEQPDQDSISPVKLCEGLGEELGSPGHKPSSSTSKGELEEKNCTNEGSEFESPDSETRNHVPATGNKKLCSVIPEALAVDIQSKKKSVRFEFESEVESLPSNGEMLKQSDVTGSHNGSNRSPYPTPLRITDEMQTPGTIYLANVKNARIRSQYVYPVLNPVEDFSQWKELKKEDGNAYLEFGQQGESFDKCGPATPQCTSMFFSNKSEMLNEGAAIVSKEDLKLDASLVHWLKPSSSPEKDSNQSRGAWSIPSGKSPKMSNDRPILGMVAAHWNDDGLSHDSPKWQDGNGIPNSTRKYKEDQRVKWHATPFEERLQRALSEESNVVQRKLISENPIIFEENEETDTAGSGLHTST